From the Acidimicrobiales bacterium genome, the window GGAGATGGCCAAGGCGGGCCCCGAGCCGACGCCGACCCGGGGCACGCGCATCGAGCGCGACATGCTCGAGGGCTATGTCGCCCACGTCCACTCGTTCGTCGACCTCGACGCCCTGAAACCGCTGAAGGTCGTGGCCGACACCGCCAACGGCATGGGGGGCCTGGTTGTCCCGGCGGTCATGGCCGGCCTGCCCTTCCAACTCGACCACATGTACCCCGAGCTCGACGGCACGTTCCCGAACCATCCTGCCGATCCGATCCAGCCGGAGAACCAGAAGGACCTGATGGCGCGCGTGCTCGCAACGGGCGCCGACATCGGGCTCGCCTTCGACGGCGACGCCGACCGGGTCTTCCTCGTCGACGAGACGGCCCGCGCCATCTCCGGCTCGCTCACGACCGCGCTGGTCGCCCGCTCGATTCTCGCCCGTGATCCGGGCGCGACCGTCATCTACAACCTGATCTGTTCGAAGACCGTGCCCGAGGTGATCGAGGAAGGCGGTGGCATCGCCGTTCGCACCCGGGTCGGCCACTCCTTCATCAAGCAGGTCATGGCCGAGACCGGCGCGGTGTTCGGCGGCGAACACTCGGGCCACTACTACTTCCGGGAGAACTTCCGGGCCGACAGCGGGCTGATCGCCGCCCTCGTCGTCCTCGAAGCGCTCAGCAACCACCCGGCCGGTCTCGCCGACCTGGTGTCGACGCTCGACCGCTACGCGGCGTCGGGCGAGATCAACACGAAGGTCGACGACGCCGCGGCGGTGATCGAACGCGCGTTGCCGGCGCCTACCCCGACGCCGACCAGGACCGCCTCGACGGCCTCACCGTCGACATGGGCGACTGGTGGTTCAACCTTCGCGCCTCCAACACCGAACCCCTGCTGCGGTTGAACCTCGAGGCCGCGACCGCCGACGACGTGGCGGCCCGTGTCGAGGAGGTCCGGTCGCACTTCGGCTGACCCGTTGGGCCCGGTTGCTGATTGACTGGGTGGATTCCGTTCCCCTGGAGGAACCCGAATGACTGAGAAACGATGACCCTCGACTCCCGCCTCCTCGAGATCCTTGCCTGCCCGGTCGACAAGGGTCCGCTGTTCTACTTCGCCGACGAGAACGCCCTCTACAACCCGCGGCTGAAGAAGCGCTACCGCGTCCACGAGGGCGACATCCCGGTCATGCTCCCCGACGAGGCCGACGACGTCGACGACGCCGAGCACGCCCGACTCATCGCCAAGGCAGAGGCCGACGGAGTGGCGCCGACCTTCGAGGCGTAAGCGTCGCTCATGTCCGCCGAAGAACTGCTCGATGCACTTCGTCACCTGCCCGATCAGGTGCGCGACGCCGCCGTCGCGGCCGCCGACGTCGATGATCTGCCCAGCCGCGACGGCATTGCCAACGTCGCGATCCTGGGGGTCGGAGGTGGTCGTGTCGCCGCCGACGTGATCGAGGCGATCTGCGAGATCAGGGGATCGGTCCCCATCGTTGCGACCGGTGCCCGCTGTCCGGGCTGGGTCGACGACTCGACGCTCGCCATCGCGCTGTCGCCCTCCGGCGACGATGCGACGGTCGCCGGTGTCCGTCGGGCCAGGGAGGCGGGTGCGCGGGTCGTCGCCGTCACCTCGGGTGGTCCGCTGCGCGAGGCGTGCACCGAGTGGGGCGTGCCGATCGTTCCGGTCGATCCCGAGGCCGGGCCTGCGGCGGGTCTCGGCGTGTCGATCGTGCCGGTGCTGGTTCTCCTCGAGCGTCTGGGGCTCGCCCACGGCATGAGTCCGGCCATCTCGGGTGTCGCCACCCAACTCGAGGCCCGCCACGCCGCGCTCGATCACGACCTCGCGCCGATCGAGGCGCTCGCGTCGGTGCTCCCCGGCCGGGTCGCGATCGTCACCGGCGCCGGTGCGATGGGAAAGCATGCGTCTCGCCGTTGGGTGCAGGAGATCGATCGGGTCGGTGGCGTGGCCGCGGTCCGCCGTCGACTCCCGACCGGACCGGTCGACGTGGCGACCGGCGTGCGCCTGTCGGAGGCGACGAAACGCGGTGCGGTGGTCATCGTCCTGCGCCACGACTTCGAGCCCGAGGGGCTCGACGGCGGGGTCGAACTCCTGAACGACGCTTTCGACGAGATCCACACGTTCGTGGCCGAGGGTGACGGCCCGCTCGCCCAACTCCTCGATCTGGTTCTTCTGGCCGACGCGGTGGCGGCGGCACTGGTGCGCCGCACCGGCGGGTAGCGCCGTGCAGCTCATCGAGGGTGTCCTGCGCGACTACGCCTGGGGGTCGACGACGGCGATTCCTGAACTGCTCGGGCTTCCCGCCACGGCCACACCCGTTGCCGAGGTGTGGTTCGGGGCGCACCCGAGCGGCCCGGCACTGGTCGGCCCAGACGCCACGCCGCTCGACGTCGTGGTCGGACGCGACCCGACCGCAGCGCTCGGTGCCGCCGCCGACTTCGATACGCTCCCGTTCCTGCTGAAGGTGATCGCCGCGGCCGAGCCGCTGTCACTACAGGTTCACCCGTCGACGGCGCAGGCCCGGGCCGGGTTCGCCCGGGAGGAGGCAGCGGGTGTCGCGATCGACGCTCCCGACCGCTCGTTTCGCGATCGCGCCCACAAGCCCGAGATGATCTGTGCGTTGACCGAGTTCGACGCCCTCTGCGGTGTGCGCGAGCCGGAGACGACGCTCGAGGTCCTGGCATCGATCGAGGCGCAGGAGCTCGACACCGTGCGCTCGATGATCCGGGCCGATCCGACCCCGGCGGGGTTCTCACGTCTGCTCGAGTGGCTGCTGACGCTCGACCACGCCGCCGCCGGTGCACTGGTCGAATCGGTGGTGGGCGCCTGTCGCGACCGCGGCGAG encodes:
- the manB gene encoding phosphomannomutase/phosphoglucomutase (converts mannose-6-phosphate to mannose-1-phosphate; the resulting product is then converted to GDP-mannose by ManC which is then used in the synthesis of mannose-containing glycoconjugates that are important for mediating entry into host cells) — translated: MTTDFDAIFKAYDVRGTVPDQFDADGARAIGGAFARFVAGHGATSIVVGRDMRPDGEEFVAAFGEGVMDHGVDVVDAGLCATDMMYYASGVLDMPGAVFTASHNPAGYNGIKMCLAKAAPIGSESGLDLIKEMAKAGPEPTPTRGTRIERDMLEGYVAHVHSFVDLDALKPLKVVADTANGMGGLVVPAVMAGLPFQLDHMYPELDGTFPNHPADPIQPENQKDLMARVLATGADIGLAFDGDADRVFLVDETARAISGSLTTALVARSILARDPGATVIYNLICSKTVPEVIEEGGGIAVRTRVGHSFIKQVMAETGAVFGGEHSGHYYFRENFRADSGLIAALVVLEALSNHPAGLADLVSTLDRYAASGEINTKVDDAAAVIERALPAPTPTPTRTASTASPSTWATGGSTFAPPTPNPCCG
- a CDS encoding Trm112 family protein, with translation MTLDSRLLEILACPVDKGPLFYFADENALYNPRLKKRYRVHEGDIPVMLPDEADDVDDAEHARLIAKAEADGVAPTFEA
- a CDS encoding SIS domain-containing protein, which produces MSAEELLDALRHLPDQVRDAAVAAADVDDLPSRDGIANVAILGVGGGRVAADVIEAICEIRGSVPIVATGARCPGWVDDSTLAIALSPSGDDATVAGVRRAREAGARVVAVTSGGPLREACTEWGVPIVPVDPEAGPAAGLGVSIVPVLVLLERLGLAHGMSPAISGVATQLEARHAALDHDLAPIEALASVLPGRVAIVTGAGAMGKHASRRWVQEIDRVGGVAAVRRRLPTGPVDVATGVRLSEATKRGAVVIVLRHDFEPEGLDGGVELLNDAFDEIHTFVAEGDGPLAQLLDLVLLADAVAAALVRRTGG
- the manA gene encoding mannose-6-phosphate isomerase, class I; this encodes MQLIEGVLRDYAWGSTTAIPELLGLPATATPVAEVWFGAHPSGPALVGPDATPLDVVVGRDPTAALGAAADFDTLPFLLKVIAAAEPLSLQVHPSTAQARAGFAREEAAGVAIDAPDRSFRDRAHKPEMICALTEFDALCGVREPETTLEVLASIEAQELDTVRSMIRADPTPAGFSRLLEWLLTLDHAAAGALVESVVGACRDRGEGPHAAERAMAADLGERYPGDPAVVIALLLNLVTLRPGEALFLGSGNLHAYLRGSGVEIMASSDNVLRGGLTAKHVDVAALIEVVDAAPVEPRVQRPPVVDGVARYDSPVPEFSLERIELDGTLTLDEGPAILLCTAGHATCGAHTLDRGAALWIPAADGPVELHGWGTMFRAGLGPRGVTDG